The following proteins come from a genomic window of Nitrospira sp.:
- a CDS encoding Beta-propeller domains of methanol dehydrogenase type: MQLRRRRYYGVPFCALTLALAATLTLPFLAFALAVPPLTGRIVDLAHVLPSSTVESLTAQLAAHETQSSDQVVVLIVPSLEGESLEEFSHLVATTWKLGQKGTDNGVLLLVAMKERKVRIEVGYGLEGVLTDARSAQIIRNEIVPRFRAGDMAGGVTGGINAIVKTIEGTYQASEKVVPQQESDVIGKVLVAVIVGVVVGLVFMNVHRVIGSLAGAGISTVLAPWLVPALMASGITLFLLLMIGASGTGGRRSRYNGIDDWMWYSSRGGGWGGGSFGGGGGFSGGGGNFGGGGASGNW; this comes from the coding sequence GTGCAGTTGCGTCGGAGAAGATACTACGGCGTCCCCTTCTGCGCCTTAACCTTGGCCTTAGCTGCAACCTTAACCTTACCCTTCCTAGCATTCGCCCTTGCCGTTCCCCCCTTGACCGGCCGGATCGTCGATCTCGCCCATGTCTTGCCGAGCTCCACGGTTGAGTCGCTGACAGCTCAACTGGCGGCCCATGAAACTCAGTCGAGTGATCAAGTAGTTGTCCTGATCGTTCCCTCCCTCGAAGGCGAATCTCTCGAAGAATTTTCCCATCTTGTAGCAACCACGTGGAAGCTCGGTCAAAAAGGAACTGATAACGGCGTTCTATTGCTTGTGGCGATGAAGGAGCGCAAGGTCCGCATTGAAGTCGGGTATGGATTGGAAGGCGTATTGACCGACGCTCGATCGGCACAAATCATCAGAAATGAAATCGTGCCTCGGTTTCGAGCCGGCGATATGGCCGGTGGGGTGACAGGGGGCATCAACGCGATCGTCAAAACCATCGAAGGAACCTACCAGGCGTCCGAGAAGGTGGTTCCTCAGCAGGAGAGCGATGTCATTGGGAAGGTGCTCGTCGCCGTCATTGTCGGAGTAGTTGTCGGGCTCGTATTCATGAACGTCCATCGCGTGATCGGGTCGCTCGCGGGTGCAGGAATTTCCACAGTGCTGGCGCCATGGTTGGTCCCCGCACTCATGGCGAGCGGCATCACCTTGTTTCTGTTGCTGATGATTGGTGCCTCCGGCACGGGGGGAAGGAGAAGTCGGTACAACGGTATAGATGATTGGATGTGGTACAGCAGTCGCGGTGGCGGGTGGGGCGGAGGTTCATTCGGCGGTGGAGGTGGGTTCAGCGGGGGAGGAGGTAATTTCGGAGGAGGAGGTGCCAGTGGAAACTGGTGA
- a CDS encoding Polymer-forming bactofilin, with protein sequence MWKQEETGEAEREQGRWVEDNRSALKKSGPILPDEVAFVGKDVEFKGIITYSGTVRIDGSLDGEIHTDGGLLVGPEAVIKAKVTAGTVVCHGTIHGDIQAKDQIVLCAPAVVQGSLTTPVLSMEEGVVFNGTLEMKPQAKVEVLREVGPNIVSTTSRQPVQRLAA encoded by the coding sequence ATGTGGAAGCAGGAAGAGACAGGAGAGGCGGAGCGGGAACAAGGTCGGTGGGTGGAGGATAACCGTAGTGCATTAAAAAAGAGCGGCCCGATTCTTCCGGATGAGGTCGCCTTCGTCGGAAAAGATGTCGAGTTCAAGGGGATCATTACCTATTCCGGCACGGTACGGATCGATGGATCCTTGGACGGCGAAATTCATACCGACGGCGGTTTGCTTGTGGGGCCTGAGGCAGTGATTAAGGCGAAGGTCACAGCCGGGACGGTGGTATGTCACGGAACCATCCATGGCGATATTCAAGCGAAGGACCAGATTGTGCTCTGCGCTCCCGCTGTTGTCCAAGGCAGCCTGACCACGCCGGTGCTTTCGATGGAAGAGGGAGTGGTCTTCAATGGAACGCTGGAGATGAAGCCTCAAGCCAAGGTTGAGGTGCTGCGCGAGGTCGGGCCGAATATTGTGAGCACGACCAGTCGGCAGCCGGTTCAAAGACTCGCGGCATGA